The following is a genomic window from Verrucosispora sp. WMMD573.
CCGGTGCAGCGTCGCCACCTGCCAGGTGGCGCCGTTGCGGCCGGTCAGGCAGCGTTGCTCGATGATGCCGAGCAGCCGGTCCCGCTCGTCCGGCTCGACACCCCAACGGTCCAGACCATGGTGAGCCAGCGGCAGCAGGCGGCGCAGCACCAACTCGGCGGCCGGCAGATAACCCAGACCGGGCCAGAAGACGTGGGCGTCGATGCCGTGCCGGGCGCAGGTGTTGAAGTTCTCCTCGGCGGCGCTGAACGACATCTGCGACCACAGCGGCCGGTCGGCCTCGGCGAGCGCCCGGACCAGTCCGAAGTAGAACGCCCCGTTGGCGATGGTGTCCAGCACGGTCGGCCCGGCCGGCAGGACCCGGTTCTCCACCCGCAGGTGCGGCCGGCCCCGCAGCACGTCGTAGACCGGCCGGTTCCACCGGTAGATGGTGCCGTTGTGCAGCCGTAACTCGGCGAGGGTCGGTACCCCGCCGGCGGCGAGCGTCTCGGACGGATCCTCCGGATCGCAGACCGGCAGCAGCGCCGGAAAGAAGCGCACGTTCTCCTCGAACAGGTCGAACACCGAGGTGATCCAGCGCTCGCCGAACCAGACCCGGGGGCGTACGCCCTGGGTCTTGATCTCTTCGGGGCGGGTGTCGGTGGCCTGCTGGAACAGCGGGATCCGGGTCTCCCGCCACAGCTCACGGCCGAAGAACAGCGGCGAGTTCGCGCCGAGTGCCACCTGGATCCCGGCGATGGCCTGGGCGGCGTTCCAGTAGTCGGCGAACTGGCCGGGCCCGACCTGAAGGTGGAACTGGGTGCTGGTGCACGCCGCCTCCGGCGTGATCGTGTCGGCGGTGACCGCCAGCCGCTCCACCCCGTTGATGGCGATCCGGAGATCCTCACCCCGGGCGGCGAAGATCTGCTCGTTGAGCAGCGCGTAACGGGGATTGGCCGACAGGGTGGCGGCGGTCAGGTGCTCCGGCAGTACGGTCGGCAGAATGCCGATCATCACCAGCTGCGCGCCGACGGTGCGGGCCCGCTGGTCGGCCGAGTTCAGGGCGGCGCGGACGTGCTCCTCGAACTCGGCGGTGCCGGTGCCGGCCAGCCGTCGCGGCGCGACGTTGATCTCGACGTTGAACTGGCCGAGTTCGGTCTGGAAGCTCGGGTCGGCCACCGCCCGCAACACGTCGGCGTTGCGCATCGCCGGCATCGAGTCGGCGTCGACCAGGTTGAGCTCGATCTCCAACCCGGTCATCGGCCGGTCGACGTCGAACCGGGACTCGCGCAGCATCTCGGCGAAGACGTCGAGACAGCGGCGTACCTTGTCCCGGTAGCGAGCCCGATCCTGGCGGCTGAACGTCTTTACGCCGACTTCCTCGCCCATAGGTCACCACCCTGTCACCGCTGGTACCCCAAACGTCGCACGTCCATGCCACCTGCGGAAGTCGGGACCGGTCGCGTGGTCCGTAGCATGACCGTCGTGCGTGACAAGGTGACCCGACTGTTCGTGGTGGCGGCGATCGCGGAGGCGATCTCCTGGGCTGGGCTGCTGGCCGGGATGCTGGTCAAGTACGGCCCGCCCGGCAACGAGCTGGGGGTGCAGGTCTTCGGGCCGATCCACGGCGCGCTCTTCGTCGTCTACGGGGTGCTGGTGCTGGCGGTGGCCCGGGTGCACCGGTGGAGCCTGCTGGCCACGCTAGTGGCATTGGCCTGCGCGGTGCCGCCGTTCGCCACCGTGGTCTTCGAGCGCTGGGCGCGGCGTCGGGGGATGCTCGACGTCAGCGAGCCGGCACCGCAGCCCGCTCCCGTCGGCTGAACCCGAGACGCCTGACCCCGGGACGCCTGAACCCGGTGGCCGACCCGCGCCGTCGGCCTTGCCGGGCAGCCGCCTCAGGTGACCGCCGTGCAGGCGGCCACCGTGGCGAGGACCAGCACGCCCAGCATCGCCTGGAGCAGCAGCGGAGGCCCCAGGTGCGACCACATGGTGGCCGTACGTGGCCGGAGCAGCTGCCCCGTGGTGAGGTTGACGATCCGTTCGATCTTCGGTGCCAGGTCGGGATCACCCTGGTCCCGCAGGGTCAGTTGGACGTGGTCGGCCGGATGCAGGGCGCTCTGCGGCAGATGCCCGTGCAACTCCACCTCGTATAGCCGGCCGCCGGCATCCCGCAGGCGCACCGGGGTGACCAGGTACTCGGGGCCCTTCTTCAGCTCCTTGAAGCTGCGCCGGCCCGTCCCCGAACCAGCCGAGAGCAGGGCTCGTACCAGCTTGGCCAACAGGCCCGCCACGCTGGCTGCGGCCAGCACCACCACCAGCACCGGCTGCCCCACCCGCACCTCTCGGGGGTAGCCGTCCATCAGGCGCACGATCTGCGCGGTGAGGATCCGCCCGGTGGGGTGCAGGCTGCGCCGGGAATACGATGTCGCGTCCATTCCACCACCCAGAGTCCGCTTATGCATACGGATCGTATCGATCCTCGAGGTTGAACGACGTGAATGAAAACCGGTCACGCGGTTGCCGGCAGGTGACAACCACGCTGACGCGGGTAAGCGGTGGGCCGAGCTGGAAAGGGGTCGAGCATGCAGCTGTCCTTCCTGCGCCCGCTGTACCAGCGTCCGGGTCCGTGGTGCTCGGTTTACCTGGACGCCTCCCTGGACACCGAGGACGCGCACGCGGCACTCGATCTGCGGTGGCGTGGCCTGCAACGGCAACTGGCCGAGCAGGGGGCGGACGAGCCGACGATCGCCGCCATCGAGCGGGTGGTCCGGGGACACGACCCGATGCCCGGTGACTACGGCTTGGCCGTGTTCGGTGCCCACGGACAGGTGGTGCTCTCCGAGTACCTGTCCGCCCCGCCACGACGGGATCTGGCCGCGTACGCCCCGCTGCCGCACGTGATGCCGCTGCTGGCGCAGCGCGGCGAACAGGTGGCGTGGGTGCGGGTACTGGCCGACCGCACCGGCGCCGACGCGATGTCGGTAAGCGCCGGCGGAGTGCCGCGCCGGGCACACGTCGTGGGCCGGGAGAGCTACCAGATACGTCGGGTCCAGCCCGGCGGCTGGTCCCAGTCGCGCTACCAGCGGGCCGCGATGGAGGCATGGCATCACAACGCCGGTGACGTCACCGCCGCGACCGTGGAGCTGGCCGAGCGGGTGGGTGCCGAGGTGGTGGTGGTGGCCGGCGACGTCCGCGCC
Proteins encoded in this region:
- a CDS encoding glutamate--cysteine ligase; the protein is MGEEVGVKTFSRQDRARYRDKVRRCLDVFAEMLRESRFDVDRPMTGLEIELNLVDADSMPAMRNADVLRAVADPSFQTELGQFNVEINVAPRRLAGTGTAEFEEHVRAALNSADQRARTVGAQLVMIGILPTVLPEHLTAATLSANPRYALLNEQIFAARGEDLRIAINGVERLAVTADTITPEAACTSTQFHLQVGPGQFADYWNAAQAIAGIQVALGANSPLFFGRELWRETRIPLFQQATDTRPEEIKTQGVRPRVWFGERWITSVFDLFEENVRFFPALLPVCDPEDPSETLAAGGVPTLAELRLHNGTIYRWNRPVYDVLRGRPHLRVENRVLPAGPTVLDTIANGAFYFGLVRALAEADRPLWSQMSFSAAEENFNTCARHGIDAHVFWPGLGYLPAAELVLRRLLPLAHHGLDRWGVEPDERDRLLGIIEQRCLTGRNGATWQVATLHRLESTDQLDRPDALRQVVRHYVELMHSNRPVHEWPIP
- a CDS encoding DUF3817 domain-containing protein, with amino-acid sequence MTVVRDKVTRLFVVAAIAEAISWAGLLAGMLVKYGPPGNELGVQVFGPIHGALFVVYGVLVLAVARVHRWSLLATLVALACAVPPFATVVFERWARRRGMLDVSEPAPQPAPVG
- a CDS encoding Vms1/Ankzf1 family peptidyl-tRNA hydrolase, translated to MQLSFLRPLYQRPGPWCSVYLDASLDTEDAHAALDLRWRGLQRQLAEQGADEPTIAAIERVVRGHDPMPGDYGLAVFGAHGQVVLSEYLSAPPRRDLAAYAPLPHVMPLLAQRGEQVAWVRVLADRTGADAMSVSAGGVPRRAHVVGRESYQIRRVQPGGWSQSRYQRAAMEAWHHNAGDVTAATVELAERVGAEVVVVAGDVRATGMIAAQMPDRWQDLVVRTDAGSRAGGADQTLLDDLTVQTIAEVADQRVNAALDRFGTQEDVGAGLDAVVAALQRNQVDTMLIVDDPSADGQLWIGPAATDIATEPDQLAAVAEPERVRADAALVRALVGTDAELTVLGADEAPDLVDGVGAVLRYVDPVTPGRGGA